The following DNA comes from Brassica oleracea var. oleracea cultivar TO1000 chromosome C5, BOL, whole genome shotgun sequence.
TATGATGAAGGAATGATATTATTAAGCAAATGAGTATCATAACAGATAAGAGACGCATAAATGGGAGAAAGTGATCTAAGATACCTTATCAGGAGATATGTCATCATAAACACAAACTGAACCGGCATAAAAGACGGTCAACTGAGCTGGTGATCCTAATGGCTTGGAAGAAGATCTGGCAAAGGAATAAGTTTTGAGTCAGCATTACAATACATAATATGATGACTAACAAAAGAAAAAACAGATAGAAGCAGTGAGTGTACCTAATATCAGTTGTCCCTACAATGGAACCTGGAGCAGGAAGGACTGAGATTGGAGGTGCCATGATTGGAACTCCTACAAAAGGTTGTGAGTTTATGCCACTGCTCATGAAGCTTTTTCCTCCTGGTGGATAATGAGACTGGAGACCCGGCCTGGCCATGGAAACTGTGATAGATTCTTGCTGTTGATGGGAGTTAGGGAACATCCTGGCTCCCTGAAAAGCAACAAGTCATAAATGAGAAGCTTAGTTTAAACCACAAATGAATAACTATAAAACCAAAGACTAGATTTAGAAACTAGTTGTCATAAACTACAAACAAAAGTGTTCATCAATGTGGAACCACAACAGAAACTACCTAACAGGTAAAAGGGTAAACATGGGTCCATAATGCACAATCAACCTGATAATTGGGTTAACATAGGTCTTAATGAAAAGTACCTGTACAGAACTGTAAGGAGTGTTCCGGTTAGAATCATAACCATCTGCTACTGATGATGGCATGAAGGAACCAGAGTGAGTCAGATGATAGTTTCCAGGCTTTCTATGTCTGTCATCTTGAGATGGCCTGAAAGATAGAAACTGAGAAGAAGCAGCAGAGCCTTTCTTTGAGAATGACCAGTTCATTCCTCTATTGGGAGCTGCAAAAATAAAACTTTAAAGTCAGACATGGAGTGGTAACTGTAAACTAAATGTCTTCAAGTTCTTACATAACCAACAGATGATTAATTCAACACCAAATCCAAAAGTAAAGACCAAGTAAAAGAATCTGATACTATAATTCCCCTATAATTATCTGATACAGTTTACAATATAATTATATTTAAAAATTGTAATTGTAGTTAGTTATAATTTTTAAAATACTCAATACTGTTTACAATTCAACGAAGCAACAAAACCACCTTAGAAACCATGTCTAATTAAAAAACATTATTCAAAGTCATCGTACCAAAATTATTACTACCGTAAGATGTTATATATTTTTATCTTGTATACAAATATATGATGTTTTGAAATATAATTAATGCATTTATTTTTAAAATTTAAATATAAATTAAAAAGTAAAATTATGAATGATAAAACTTTATTGATATAATAAAAAAATAACAATTAAAATAGTGTATTTATTGATTCTTGATATGTGTAAAACCATCTTATATTTAAACCTAGAGGGAATATATTTTAATGATTAATTTAGTTGAAAATTAAGGAGAGATTCAACTTTAACTCCACACAGCACATGTTGATGCACTACTTTTATGGAATAGCACGTTTTGGCTTATAAGAAAAACAAGGTGGACACAATTTTTATTCCTCGTGGTGAGAAAAAAAATCATTTTCGTTGTACCTTCAATTAGTATTTTAATTTTTCACTTAATCAACACACTAATCAATATTTAATCACCTATATAAAATAATCCAACTCGAACTTTCTTTGTATAATTAATCTTCTACGTTTCTATTTTAATATTATTTGTGTACCCCTCCATTCAACTACTCTTTTCCAACATTTTACGTATTCGTTTTTTAAAAAAAGAAACTAATTAATTAATTACACCTTTTATCTCAATTATTAGTCTCTTCAAAAAAAAAGAAATCAAGCTTGAGATTAGTTCTGGTTCTAAGAACATGTGGTTAAACCGGTTCTGTAAAAAAATACTTACTAATTTGCTAAAAAACAAAAAGCTCCACGGTTCGATTTCCCGAGAAAGCATATGAAAATGTTCTCCCCCAAGAGACAAACTGACAATCCAGTTCCCGACCAAACCACAAAAACCAGGTATTGCAAAAATAAAATATCAACCTAGTACTAACTCCTAACGACATAACTGATCAAGGAATCACAATAAAATCGATAAGATTGAAAATCAATCAAGGGGAAAAAATATTAACCTGAATCTCTGGAGCTTTCGCTTGTTTCCTCCTTCACAGTGATCGGCGAATTTTTCGAACCCAGCCCGAGAAAATCTCTCTCCATGTTAATCGATCTCAAACCACGAGCGATTAAAAAACGCCGGAATCAAACAAATATCTACCTGAAATAAACGATCAAAGCGTCACAGGAAGATGGAGCAAAAGAGAGGATTTTCTCTTTGTAAGTTGGATAAAAATGAAAAAACGTGTTAACAACACAGACCGCGTTTTCTCTTTTTAACCATCGCGCATGAGAGACATGCGAACAGCACTATTTAATTATATTTTGAACCTTTTTCTTTTAATTAATGAAAGTAAAACAAAATAAAGGTAAAAGATTCCTTTTTCTCCTTTGCTATTGGTGGAAAAGGCAGCTGCAGGTTTGTCCGGTTACGTCACCGGATATAGGCGGTCAAAAAGCACGTGTATCATCGTGCAGTGCGATTTATGCGTGTGGGTTTCTTTTGGCGGTCCGACACGTGGTTGGGCACGTGCATTATTTTATTTACGCGCGTCACTAGCTGCCAGTCAATTTTTAACGTGAATGATTCACGAGATGCGAAGTGGCAGTTTTAAACTTTTAATAGTATTGATTTTTATTTAAAAATTAAAACAAGCGAAACTGTGTGCTCACGCGCGTATGAAGCACGTAAGTTGTAAACTCGTTGTTTTAAGGATTTCCTAACCCTTTTGTTTAATAAAAAGTCTAATTAATATTAGCACTTTCGTGCACGTTCTCTCTTGACCAAGATAAAACATTTGCATGTTAAATTTTATTTTGCAAAAGAAAAAACTATATATCGTCTGTAGTTAGTACGAAATACGAATAGTTTTAATACCCCATGTGATTATGTCACAACTCAATTTTTATATCACTTTTAAAATCATTAATTTTATCAGTGTACTTCAATGATATAAAATGTTATATATACTTTGCTTAAACTCTACTTGTATTAATGTAAATACTGGAACCAAAAGAAAATGTTTTTAATGTAAATTTAATACTAAAACGATTCGTTGACATCGTGCTGCTGAGTAGTTTATAGATGCATGTGGTCCTGGTGATGAAATTACGCCATTTCCTGCGTCACTTTTTGACTTTCTTATTAATTTAGTAAGATTGTAACGTTTTGAAATGTTTTATACAGTAGGAAGCTTTATAAAAATGGAAAGTTGGAAAGCAGGTCAAGCACACAACAACTCGCCGATCTCGCTCACGATAACATCGTTCTGGGGAAATGTAGCACACGTTATTTTCTCCAGCCTTTAATTATGTATTTTCTCAGTATTGATATCAAAATAAAATATTCATTTGATATGGAAGTACTACGATGCAGTTTTGTAATGTAAAAGCCGGAAAACCGGACCGATGTAAACTATATAATAAAAGCGAAGTTAAGGAAATAGACGAATATATAAAAACGAATACGAGGACGATAAGAAACCGTATTCGCAAATAGACATGGAGGCGAGATATGATCTCTTTCCTTAACTCAAAATATTCGCTCCGTTAGTGAGACGGGACTGTACGAATATAGAGTCCCAGGATACAACCATGGCAGACGAATCACGCCTCACTCGTGATCGCCCTATCGAACTATAAACTCTACGAAACACTCTCGCAATATAGACTTACGCAGAGGAATTTTTTGCTGTTGGATTTCGATCAGGAAAAAAAAATTCTAAAATGAAAGAAGAGGAGAGACGATATTTTAAAGAGCCGGAGAAGACCCACTTCCCGCAACAGCTGCTGCACGTGGGCGAGAATCTCGCGGAGATCGAGGAAANNNNNNNNNNNNNNNNNNNNNNNNNNNNNNNNNNNNNNNNNNNNNNNNNNNNNNNNNNNNNNNNNNNNNNNNNNNNNNNNNNNNNNNNNNNNNNNNNNNNNNNNNNNNNNNNNNNNNNNNNNNNNNNNNNNNNNNNNNNNNNNNNNNNNNNNNNNNNNNNNNNNNNNNNNNNNNNNNNNNNNNNNNNNNNNNNNNNNNNNNNNNNNNAGCCGTCCAAGCCGAGCCGGACGGCGGCGGCGGCGCGCGCTTGGGGAGCTCTCTCTTCCTCTGAGCTGTTTAGCCTCTCATGTCATGAAGACATATATATACTCCTCAAAATCAACTCTCCCAACCAATGTGAGATGTTGTTAACTTCATTTCATTAAAGCCAACAAGGCTTTTTGTAAGAACCCATAGGCCCATTTCATTTTCACATTTTGCCATATATTATTTGAGCCATTAGGCTTAATAATTAGGCCCAACATGTAAAACACAACATTCCATATAGATATTAGGATCAGATCAAAAGTGGACCTACGGACAGAAGATAATATCAAAAGATGCCATAAGCGTATCTTTCACGCTATGCTCCACATTGAACATCCAGCGATAGGGAGATACTGAATACATGGAACATGCATCCGATAGAAATATAGAATGAATATTTCTTTAATTATGTTAGTGCTGCTGGTTTTGGTCGTTGAATATGATAGTTCTTAACTCTGAGAGATGGTAACTTTCATTAGGTTTCTAGCTTGGCAAGTTTCTTATTTTAGTAAACTCAGATATTGCTAACTATTTCAAACATAAATCCATTAGTTCTATACCCTGTTCTAAAAATCGGCCGCCTAGCCGTCTAGGCGCTACGCGTCACTTTTCCGCCCCGATTTATGTCAAATCGGTTAAAAAAATCGGATATCCGATTTTTTCCGCCTAAATGACCGCCTAAATGACCGCCTAGCCGCCTAAATGACCGCCTAGCCGCCTAATCTATTTTTTTATTTTTTTATATATATATATTTTTTTTTTATTTTTTTTTTAGTTTTAATAATATTTTTATTTGTTTATTTGATCTAAAATTTTATAAATATCATTTATATTCATAATTTTGATGAAAATTACACTATATTAAGTTTATATATTCTATTTGTGTGTTTTATACAATCTTAAACATGAAAATGTATTAATGTTATACACAATTAAAGATTAACATGTTTTATAACATAGTAAATCATCTAAAAATTCTGCCCCGCATAATTTCCGATTAATCCCCGATTTTCTCTTTAGGCGCTAGGCCCAACCCGACCGCCCGATTAGCGCCTACCGCGTTCCGGAACAGGGGCTCTATATAAAAATAATCGAAATTAAATATACTTGTTGCTAATTGCAATAAAAAAACGTGTTCAAGCCATATTTACTACCAATGCAATCACGGTGGAATATATTTATGCATGCAATCTCTCACCTTCTCCTACACCTCCATGGGAACAACTATGGCAATGTCAAAGGCCAAGGAGTCAAACAAAAGGCCACATAATTAAAGGACTAAGGTCTGGCAGCACACAGCCTCAAATCGTTGAGAAGTACCAATAATCCTCTATAAAGGTATATTAGGAAATGGTTGCTTACCGAGCCTTTTTCGGCCTCGATCGTATTCAGCCCCTTGCCGTAGTATTCCATGGAGTTAGAAGCCTTAAAAAAAAAAACAATGTTTGTTAGATGAACAAAGAGACCCTAACCATCAAAATATAATAGGGCTGTTCGTTTCATTGACGCAGGTTCCTGCGGCTGCGGCGATTTTTTTCAAAATTCTTGTTCGTTTGATTGACGCCGAGACCTGCGTCTAACCGCCGCGTACGCCGTAAAATCCCGCGGTCGCGACATAAATTATGCGTCTGTTTAAGCTATTTACAATTATATCCTTAACCTGGTTACTTATTTACAAAAAAACCTACGTCTAATTGACGCAGCCGCATCTCTTCTTCTCCCATCGACGCAGAACTCTCTCCCATCTCTCTCGATCTCGATCTCTTTCTCTAGTCCATCTCTCCATCTCTCTCGATCTCGAGCCCTCTCTCCATCTCTCTCGATCTCGAGCCCTCTCTCCATCACCAGCTCTCTCTCCATCTCAAGCTCTCTCTCCATCTCTCTCTGTCACGAGCTCTCTCTCTGTGAGATGACTTGATGGTGCACAATGCGAGGATTCGAGCTTTGTATCCATCACACAAACCCATCTCAAGCTCTCTCTTGATCTCTGACACTAACCCATCTTCGAGTTCTCTCTCTCTCAATCTCCGACCTCGAGCTCTCTCTCTATTTCCGACCTCGAGCTCTCTCTCTTTGAGGTAATTATCTCATCCTTTTGAAAACTTTGGATCAATTCGTTACGATTTGGGTTAGTATTTGACTTGAGAGTTTCAAATTGTTGCAGTTTCCCTAGAAAAACTGTTTGAGTGTCAATCGGTGGCTCTGCTGCTCCTGCACAAGCTGAGGTGCATTTACCTGAAAGCTTGATTCTTTCTTTGCTCTGTCACGAGCTCTCTCTCACGAGCTCTCTCTCTCGAGCTCAGGCGCTCTCTCCATCACGAGCTCTCCGACACAAACTCATCTCAAGCTCTCTCTCTCTCCATCTCCAACACATCTCTCTGTTCTCCGACAAACCCATCTCGAGTTCTCTCTCTTTGAGGTAATAGTCACATTCTCTGTTGGATACTGATTGTGATGGTCGTCTCTATTCTAAAGCATTGATGGTATGATGCAGATTCTTCAAGTGTGAGATGAGTTGAGGTGCAATGCGAGGATTGTTCTGAGTGGTAAGTGTATTACTGGTGTTTTATCAATCTTGGTTTGCTTTGGTTTCTGTCTGTACTTCCAAGAGTTTGTCTCATTGCATGAAAAGAGCTTGTTGCATTACCAGTGTAATATTGAGTGTTGCCTCTTATCATTAGTATAAGAACTAGTAATCAAACCTTTTGTTAGTGACAAATACCATTCTCATCTGTGTCTTGTCGCTGTGTCTTAACATGTGCTTTTTAGTTAACATGTTTGGTCTAAGTGGTTGGATGATTGCTTGATATTGCAGATCATTCGTTACTCTTTCTTTGGGCTTAAGGAAGCTCTAGGCTTTGCACCTTCTTGGCACTTGTGGCTCAGGTATTCAATCCTTATGCAGTATTTTAATACAGCCTTGATCATTGATAAGTAAACAAACTTGATCTCATTTGTTTTTGTCTCTTTTGTTCAATATGTTCAGATACAGTAGCTTTTTAGTGCAGCTCTCTCTTCTTCATAGCATCTTGAAGCTCTCTCTTCTCCATAGCATCTCGAAGCTCTCTCTTCTCCATGGCATCTCGAAGCTCTCTCCTCCAAACCCATCTCTTCCTTTTCTCGTTAAGGTATTGGCTTCATTTGTCTCTATGTATTAAACTCTGTACTAAGTTTGAACTGTTCAAAAATGATTCCTTGTGTCTGACTCAAAATGATTATTAAGGTTGCTGAGTATTGCTTTTAGAGGTTATGTTAAGGTTGCTGAGTATTTTTTTTTTCCAGCTGTGTCTGTGTTTCTCACTCTCCCGTAAGGTTCCATCACCTCTCAGGAATAACAACTCCAGGTATGCATATGTTGTTGCTTGTAGCTTGTTGCTTGTATGCGCAAGTACTCTGTTGTTGAGTCTTGATTTGTTATGTATGTGTGATGTTGCCTGTGTGTGTTGTTACATTGCTTAGTATTGATCGTTAGTCTCCATTCAAGTGTCTTGGTGCTGAGAATTGAAGTTTGCAGGGTATTAGAGGGTCTTTGATTGATTAGTTTTATTCTGTGACTACACTAGTTGAGCATTTGCGCTTTCACTACATTGGTTCTGTTCTGTGACTACACTGCAACACACTCTCGCTCTTTAGTTGTTAATATAATGGTCTTAAGATATGAGTTAATTTTGCTTTATTTTGTTTGGTTCTATAGCTTCTCTAATGGGTTTGTTGGTTACTGAATATCCATGATTGCAGGCTCTCTCGTCTCAAGCTGACACTCTCAAGTTAAGACCCTCTCAAGTTCAGACCCTCCCAAGTTCAAGATGACAAAAGATGTAAGGCTCTAGACTAGGCACTGTCTTTAATTCTCTTGTTTTCATTTTTGATATATGAACTTGAGTGATGTTGAACTTGAGTGATTGGTCTATAACTTGTTGGATATATGAACTTGAGTGTTGTTTTGTGTCTTGATCATTGTGCAAGGCTTAGATATTTTTATTTGATGTTCCTTTTCTTGGCTTTAGAACTGGCCTCCGAAGGGGACTAGATACTTTTTCTAACTTTATGCCAAAGAGAGAAGAAAGGGAAATAGGACCAGTACGTCTATGAATAAAGTAGGGAAGGAGAACATCATGGTGGCGTTTGAAGACAGGTTTAAGAAAGGATATGATTCTTGGCAGACTTTCAAGAACAAATACGACACAAGTATGAATAAATACACCAAATTTAGGAAGTTAACTAAGAATAGGACAGGGCTTGGGTTTGATAACTTGGGAAGGATCAATATGTCAAATGATTGGTGGAGTGAACGCGAAAAGGTTAGTTTTGCTTATCTCTTCTGTGTATTTTTCTATAAAATGCTTCATGTTTGCTTTGCTCACTTAGAAAATGATGATTAGTTAGTTAGTTAGTTTCTGTAACCCTTTTGTGATCTTGCTGGTAGAATTTTAGTTTGAATTTTAGTTTTGCTTTATGTCCTTTTAGAATTTGAGTTTGAATATTCACTAAGTATTGTAGAATGATTCATTGACGTTTGCGTTTTTAGTGATTAACTCTTTTTTTTTTATATAGGAGTGTCCTGGGAT
Coding sequences within:
- the LOC106343799 gene encoding protein TIFY 6B is translated as MERDFLGLGSKNSPITVKEETSESSRDSAPNRGMNWSFSKKGSAASSQFLSFRPSQDDRHRKPGNYHLTHSGSFMPSSVADGYDSNRNTPYSSVQGARMFPNSHQQQESITVSMARPGLQSHYPPGGKSFMSSGINSQPFVGVPIMAPPISVLPAPGSIVGTTDIRSSSKPLGSPAQLTVFYAGSVCVYDDISPDKAKAIMLLAGNGSSMPQAFSPPQTHQQVVHHARASVDSSAVPPSFMPTASYLSHEGGSSTYGLGAVKATTGFTSTYHNNQTVKPQTVALPQARKASLARFLEKRKERVTSASPYCLDKKSPTDCRTPISECISSSFSSAT